The Methanosphaera sp. BMS genome contains a region encoding:
- a CDS encoding TetR/AcrR family transcriptional regulator produces MKYKLIIMFNERENTEEKILNATFKILQKEGVNKATTKKIAAEAGVNEVTIFRKFDNKKNLIEKTKDHFLNMFIDRLRGIFYFNGDEDIEEYIKGAFMGVLNLSDSDFSILKVAMEEVREIPERKLLLIQITDVILEKLEDFFKLQKEKGTVRDIDPKVMAVMCFSIIFQSVILRKVYSLSPDYELDYYSDNIFDILFNGIMPE; encoded by the coding sequence ATGAAATATAAACTTATTATCATGTTCAATGAAAGAGAAAATACTGAGGAAAAAATATTAAATGCCACGTTTAAAATTCTTCAAAAAGAGGGTGTTAATAAGGCCACAACTAAAAAAATAGCTGCTGAAGCCGGAGTCAATGAGGTAACTATTTTTAGAAAGTTTGACAATAAAAAGAATCTGATTGAAAAGACCAAAGATCATTTCCTCAACATGTTTATAGATAGACTACGTGGTATATTCTATTTTAATGGTGATGAGGACATTGAGGAATATATTAAAGGAGCATTTATGGGAGTCTTAAATCTATCCGATAGTGACTTCAGTATTCTTAAGGTTGCCATGGAAGAAGTTAGGGAAATTCCTGAGAGAAAACTTTTACTTATTCAAATAACTGATGTCATCCTTGAAAAGTTGGAGGACTTTTTCAAATTACAAAAAGAGAAGGGTACTGTTAGGGACATTGATCCTAAGGTAATGGCGGTTATGTGTTTTAGTATAATCTTCCAATCAGTCATATTAAGAAAAGTTTATAGTCTAAGTCCTGATTATGAATTGGATTACTACTCCGATAATATTTTTGATATCCTCTTTAATGGTATAATGCCAGAATAA
- a CDS encoding S-layer family protein yields MKKIITILFVTLLVLLVGVVSASDVSNDLSTDTLSTDTPAAVEVAIQEKSTPTMDVQEKTVEQKSNKITKTEKNTKTAPEYNVETYQQLNEALTSSDDDVTVNIKNNITLTGSISINPTYVTINGEKNTINGANQHQFLKISRGHTVIINNLTITNCNSTGDGGAIYKKEGTLTLNGTQFTGNNANIFGGAIYNEMGTLTVIDTQFTGNSATEAGAIYNFGATLNVTGTQFTDNNAYMYGAIYNDYGGLFVTETQFTNNHADRYGGAIYISQNSIEEINNTIFYNNTPANFIINQTRNIQLLSNDNYITMSQVTLMVDGEEKLTNANPAQLSTIPIPEGNHLVKLIINGTNRINNEYIISDTIDVDGYDALVNAIDIAKESQYINMIINLQPREDYDATVSIDWSNSATRNITINGNGVTLNGKKEYQFIKIASGHNLKLESVTITNYTSSDYGGAIYNNGTLSITNSNLTFNIVSGQHGGGAAIYNNGIINITDSNIDNNTATIQGIGYGGAIYNIDTLTVTNSNFTNNTVTGQSYPGNGGAIYNTGTLNIINSNFTYNNAAGQIFPGYGGAIYNNGTLNITNSNFTNNTATGQRDGYGGAICINGGNVTITNSYFTNNTATGQTYSGYGGAIYNYNSGTLTINNSNLTHNNATGQNGGHGGAIYNFNRCTLTINNSNLTQNTATGQNIGRGGAIYNYNSGTLTINNSNITHNNATGRNEGHGGAIYNTADTITINNSNLIHNIATGQNKEVGGAIDTSTDSDIICTNSTFENNTPANYKINDENYIQLDNNDNYIPEDATYAIYLADESTPRYTGNNLNEYVLPAGFYPIKLVVNGLDQTKFNMNTFILDVQIEGDDVLVSGYPALVSAVEYAKSTSCDKYTINLLPGNYNATASMTWADATGSTRNLTINGNGFTLDGINVHQFMYVNSGYSLTLENITLTNYTANDGGAIDNNGTLTLNNITLENNHAKENGGAIFNNRSANLTITDSRLNYNQAESGGAITNCNYGRITLTNTNLTHNNASYEGGAIYNNQTGTLTMRDVILEYNTAYTSGVIYNNGTVNVTKATFSYNNASGFSGGVLENDGTFTITESCFNNNTAYWSGGAIDNNGKLTINDTSFEYNTADITGGAIVNYADLILDNATFKYNAASRGGAVSNGGILDISSYSLFENNNARSNGGAIYNSGNLTIKTTTLNNNIAEVDGGAIYNDKGNLTINDTNMTYNEAGTGGAIYNVNNELSDGTTRNAKGVAVPSIPKADDETIVDNTVTIIASRINNNNAVYGGAIKNIGIMNITDKSELNNNNAESGGAIETSGNLTITNSTLKNNTASANGGAIKNIVEIIIGPIWDSTRSASRTLTNQENPEETESTYDSILSIADTTFEYNNASVEGGAIYNEEGALATIISSHFNDNNADAYGGAIENYGIVNITNSTFENNTARNSGAIDNDATAYITDSNLTGNTAELTGGAIINWDEMLTITGSIFNNNSITGTSFEGEEIADDEVLQECGGGAIFNEDGDIIIFNTNFTCNHVNGTTSDGGAIYNNAYMSIDSARLENNNATCNGGAIYNKNGILNMTNVVLNNNTAIDNGGALSNNATFGNGKIILGIYRADDEEGDYSGTVIISNSTITNNAAFEAGAISNEYGNIIINDTRIENNNASFGGAIENYNANMTISNATIVNNTAKMMGGAIVNYAKLEMPQEQMLGLSKTIKSAAESDEKWDVYSNIIITNSTLNNNTAFCGGVIFNAVLPVSESELTEDMGDCYSNVLINDSTLKYNNASYGGAIYNTENGTNLNITNSTIEFNNADNRGGAVYHEDGLLNINTTVFTNNTANIGSAIHNMGNATIYNNTFKTNKAASGESAIVDESGTAEIRNNINDKTSRYYSTIYTYGDDVSIIKNIFDDGTINTTITITTNNTNPTVGDKVRITFTLKGKDGKLLSGQKLNITVDGKAYNKTTNSNGIATVDYTLASNVTKVTAKYDGYYSYNESNVTKNILAKKINTKLALTVSNATPVNNTAITVTATLTDINNKKLANQNVTLNINGKTFTNKTNANGVVTQKYTPNTTLGTQTITATYNGSDKYNSSTNSTKITVKKINTKLSVKASNTTPVNSTPINITVTLTDVDGNKLSGQNVTITVGGKTFNVKTNASGVATQSYTPSKVETQTITATYKGDSQYVNTTASTSITVKKINTKLAVKVSNSTPVNSTAITITATLTDASGNKLANQNVTINVGGKTFTNKTNTNGVVTQSYTPTKVETQTITATYKGDSKYNNSTATTNITVTKSNTKLAVKASNTSPVLNTSINITVTLTDASGNKLANQNVTLSVAGKTFNVKTNGNGVATQSYTPTKVEKQTITVTYKGDSKYNNSTATANITVKKINTKIDLKVSNSTPVNNTTITITATLTDSNNNKLANQPITLNVNGKTYNVTTNKDGVVTMSYTPTKVETQTITATFKGNGQDNNSTATTKITVQNKYNTKTVMTAASGVIGEKLIIKATVTDTNNNKVNEGNLIFKINGVTIKDNGKLSGSNNPLKVKVTNGVATATIIPDVTMKSAETIVASYIGTSIYNASVSSPANIKIAPRNASIEITTSKKVVKQGQVLTITARVYDTTNGKKSTNLTAYPDEYVFFKVNGITLKDANNQTIKVKLVNGVATINYTVPLGIAGIMDCKTMAVKNHTIVAGYYNKNYDTVSQTPTFQVERSNLTLVISNVTANNKTHKLSLKVTVRDYLGNVVEGPNKFIIKLNGFSITNGTEPMYYYSVDGILSISNIDIPVYNVYNYVEVVTQDRLAYTSQRNTTTKIKVLN; encoded by the coding sequence ATGAAAAAAATCATAACCATACTATTTGTTACACTACTGGTATTGCTGGTAGGAGTCGTGAGTGCAAGTGACGTGTCAAATGATCTGTCAACGGATACACTCAGCACGGATACACCCGCAGCAGTGGAAGTAGCAATACAAGAAAAAAGTACACCCACAATGGATGTACAAGAAAAGACGGTAGAACAAAAAAGTAATAAGATAACAAAAACAGAAAAAAACACGAAAACCGCACCAGAGTATAATGTAGAAACATATCAACAGTTAAACGAGGCATTGACAAGCTCTGATGACGACGTAACAGTCAATATTAAAAATAACATAACACTTACTGGTAGTATTTCTATTAACCCCACATATGTTACCATCAATGGAGAAAAAAACACGATAAACGGAGCCAACCAACACCAATTCTTAAAAATCAGTAGGGGGCATACGGTTATAATTAACAACCTCACCATCACCAACTGTAATTCTACAGGGGATGGTGGAGCAATCTACAAGAAAGAGGGTACTTTAACCCTGAACGGTACACAATTCACGGGCAACAACGCAAACATCTTTGGGGGAGCAATCTACAATGAGATGGGTACTTTAACCGTGATTGATACACAATTCACGGGCAACAGTGCAACCGAAGCTGGAGCAATCTACAACTTTGGTGCTACTTTAAATGTGACCGGTACACAATTTACAGACAACAACGCATATATGTATGGAGCAATCTACAATGACTATGGTGGGTTATTCGTGACCGAGACACAATTTACAAACAACCACGCAGACAGATATGGTGGAGCAATTTACATTTCCCAGAATTCAATTGAAGAAATAAATAACACAATATTCTACAACAATACCCCAGCAAACTTCATCATAAATCAGACAAGAAATATACAACTACTAAGCAACGATAATTATATCACCATGAGTCAAGTCACCCTAATGGTAGATGGTGAAGAAAAATTAACTAATGCAAACCCTGCACAGTTAAGTACTATTCCAATTCCAGAGGGTAATCATCTAGTTAAACTAATTATAAACGGTACAAATAGGATCAACAATGAATACATAATATCGGATACGATAGATGTAGACGGGTATGATGCTTTAGTGAATGCAATAGATATAGCCAAAGAGAGTCAATACATAAATATGATAATTAACCTACAACCAAGAGAAGATTATGATGCAACCGTTAGTATAGATTGGAGCAATTCGGCTACAAGAAATATCACCATTAACGGTAATGGTGTGACACTCAACGGTAAGAAAGAATACCAATTCATCAAGATAGCATCAGGACACAATCTAAAACTAGAAAGTGTTACAATAACAAACTACACATCAAGTGATTATGGAGGTGCAATATACAACAATGGTACTCTTAGCATAACCAACTCCAACCTCACGTTCAACATTGTATCAGGACAACATGGAGGTGGAGCTGCAATATACAACAATGGAATTATTAACATAACAGACTCCAACATCGACAATAACACAGCAACAATACAAGGTATTGGATATGGGGGTGCAATATATAACATAGATACACTTACCGTAACAAACTCCAATTTCACAAACAACACAGTAACAGGACAATCATATCCTGGAAATGGAGGTGCAATATACAACACCGGTACTCTTAATATAATCAACTCCAACTTCACATACAACAACGCAGCAGGACAAATATTTCCTGGATATGGAGGTGCAATATACAACAATGGTACTCTTAATATAACCAACTCCAATTTCACAAACAACACAGCAACAGGACAAAGAGATGGATATGGGGGTGCAATATGCATAAATGGTGGTAATGTTACCATAACCAATTCCTATTTCACAAACAACACAGCAACAGGACAAACATATTCTGGATATGGGGGTGCAATATACAACTACAATAGTGGTACTCTTACCATAAACAACTCCAACCTCACACACAACAACGCAACAGGACAAAATGGAGGACATGGGGGTGCAATATACAACTTCAATCGTTGTACTCTTACCATAAACAACTCCAACCTCACACAAAACACAGCAACAGGACAAAATATTGGGCGAGGGGGTGCAATATACAACTACAATAGTGGTACTCTTACCATAAACAACTCTAATATCACACACAACAACGCAACAGGACGAAATGAAGGACATGGGGGTGCAATATACAACACTGCTGATACTATTACCATAAACAACTCCAATCTCATACACAACATAGCAACAGGACAAAATAAGGAAGTTGGGGGTGCAATAGATACCAGCACTGATAGTGATATTATTTGTACAAATTCAACCTTTGAGAATAATACTCCAGCAAACTACAAAATAAACGATGAAAATTATATCCAATTAGATAACAATGATAATTATATCCCGGAAGATGCTACTTATGCCATTTACTTGGCAGATGAAAGCACTCCAAGATATACCGGAAACAATCTTAATGAATATGTTTTACCTGCCGGATTTTACCCTATTAAATTAGTTGTAAACGGATTAGATCAAACAAAATTCAATATGAACACATTTATCCTGGATGTACAGATAGAAGGGGATGATGTTCTTGTATCTGGTTATCCTGCTCTTGTATCGGCAGTTGAATATGCAAAGTCCACCAGCTGTGATAAGTATACAATTAACTTATTGCCTGGAAATTACAATGCAACAGCTAGTATGACCTGGGCTGATGCAACCGGCAGTACCCGTAATTTAACAATAAATGGAAATGGCTTTACGCTTGACGGTATAAATGTTCATCAGTTCATGTATGTAAACAGTGGTTATAGTTTAACCTTAGAAAACATCACACTTACCAATTACACAGCAAATGATGGAGGAGCAATAGATAATAATGGTACTCTTACATTAAACAATATTACCTTGGAAAACAACCACGCAAAAGAAAATGGTGGAGCAATATTCAACAACAGATCAGCTAATTTAACCATTACCGATTCAAGACTAAACTATAACCAAGCAGAATCCGGCGGAGCAATAACTAATTGTAATTATGGTAGGATAACATTAACCAATACCAATCTAACCCATAACAATGCATCATATGAGGGTGGAGCTATATACAATAACCAAACAGGTACTTTAACCATGAGGGATGTTATTCTCGAATACAATACTGCCTATACTAGTGGTGTGATATATAACAATGGTACTGTAAATGTCACTAAAGCCACATTCAGTTACAACAATGCATCAGGCTTTAGTGGTGGCGTATTAGAAAATGATGGTACGTTTACCATAACAGAAAGTTGTTTCAATAACAATACGGCTTACTGGAGTGGTGGAGCAATAGATAATAATGGTAAATTAACAATTAATGACACCAGCTTTGAATACAACACCGCTGACATTACTGGTGGAGCAATAGTTAATTATGCTGACTTAATCCTTGATAACGCTACATTCAAATACAATGCCGCATCAAGAGGTGGGGCAGTATCAAATGGAGGAATATTAGATATCAGCAGTTATTCACTGTTTGAAAACAACAATGCAAGAAGTAATGGTGGAGCCATATACAATTCTGGTAATTTGACGATTAAAACCACAACACTAAACAACAACATCGCTGAAGTGGATGGTGGAGCAATCTACAACGATAAGGGTAACTTAACAATTAATGATACAAACATGACCTATAACGAGGCAGGAACTGGTGGAGCAATATATAATGTAAATAATGAATTATCTGATGGAACTACGAGAAATGCCAAAGGTGTAGCTGTGCCAAGTATCCCTAAAGCTGATGATGAAACAATCGTTGACAATACCGTTACAATTATTGCCAGCAGGATAAACAACAACAATGCAGTATATGGTGGAGCTATAAAAAATATTGGTATTATGAATATAACAGATAAATCCGAATTAAATAACAACAATGCAGAATCAGGGGGAGCAATAGAAACTTCAGGTAATCTAACTATAACAAATAGTACATTAAAAAACAATACGGCATCTGCTAATGGTGGAGCCATAAAAAATATCGTGGAAATAATTATCGGACCAATATGGGATAGTACAAGATCTGCTTCAAGAACATTAACCAATCAGGAAAACCCTGAAGAAACAGAAAGTACTTATGACAGTATCCTTAGCATAGCTGATACCACATTCGAATATAACAATGCAAGCGTTGAAGGTGGAGCAATATATAATGAGGAGGGTGCCTTAGCAACAATAATAAGCAGTCACTTTAATGATAACAATGCAGATGCTTATGGAGGAGCAATAGAAAATTATGGTATTGTCAATATCACAAATAGTACCTTTGAGAATAACACTGCAAGAAATTCCGGTGCAATCGATAATGATGCTACCGCATATATAACTGACAGTAACCTGACCGGGAACACGGCAGAATTAACTGGTGGAGCAATAATCAATTGGGATGAAATGTTAACCATTACAGGTTCTATATTTAATAATAATTCAATCACTGGCACGTCATTTGAGGGTGAAGAAATTGCCGATGATGAAGTTCTCCAGGAATGTGGTGGTGGAGCAATATTCAATGAGGATGGTGACATAATCATTTTCAACACCAACTTTACCTGTAATCACGTTAACGGTACAACATCTGATGGTGGAGCAATCTACAATAATGCTTATATGAGTATTGACTCTGCTAGGCTGGAAAACAATAATGCAACATGTAATGGTGGAGCGATATATAACAAAAATGGTATTTTGAACATGACTAATGTCGTCCTGAATAATAACACAGCTATTGATAATGGTGGAGCATTAAGCAATAATGCTACGTTTGGTAACGGTAAAATTATCCTAGGTATCTACAGGGCAGATGATGAAGAAGGGGATTATTCCGGTACCGTTATCATATCAAACTCTACAATAACAAATAATGCTGCATTTGAGGCCGGTGCTATTTCAAACGAGTACGGTAATATAATCATAAATGATACTCGTATTGAAAACAACAATGCATCATTTGGTGGAGCAATAGAAAATTATAATGCTAACATGACTATCAGTAACGCTACCATAGTAAACAACACGGCAAAGATGATGGGTGGTGCAATAGTTAATTATGCAAAACTGGAAATGCCTCAAGAACAGATGCTGGGTCTTTCCAAGACAATTAAGTCAGCAGCAGAATCCGATGAAAAATGGGATGTCTATTCCAATATTATCATAACAAACTCTACATTAAACAATAATACGGCATTCTGTGGTGGAGTAATATTTAATGCAGTACTTCCTGTATCTGAATCTGAGTTGACAGAGGATATGGGGGACTGTTACAGTAATGTTCTTATCAATGACAGTACATTAAAATATAATAATGCCAGTTATGGTGGTGCTATCTACAATACTGAGAACGGTACTAACCTAAACATTACCAACTCCACGATAGAATTCAACAATGCAGATAATCGTGGTGGAGCAGTTTATCATGAAGACGGACTCTTAAACATCAACACGACTGTATTTACGAATAACACTGCAAATATTGGAAGTGCAATCCATAACATGGGCAACGCCACAATCTACAACAATACCTTCAAGACCAACAAGGCAGCAAGTGGAGAAAGTGCAATAGTAGACGAGTCAGGAACCGCTGAAATAAGAAATAATATCAACGATAAAACATCCAGATACTACAGTACAATATACACCTATGGTGATGATGTAAGTATCATAAAGAACATATTCGATGACGGCACAATCAACACGACAATCACAATAACCACAAACAACACCAACCCGACGGTGGGTGATAAAGTCAGGATAACATTCACATTAAAAGGCAAAGACGGTAAATTACTCAGTGGTCAAAAGCTAAACATAACAGTAGACGGTAAAGCATACAACAAAACCACAAACTCCAATGGTATAGCAACAGTCGACTACACCTTAGCATCCAACGTGACGAAGGTAACAGCTAAATATGATGGATACTACAGCTACAATGAAAGCAATGTTACTAAAAACATTCTTGCCAAGAAGATAAATACGAAACTTGCACTCACGGTATCCAACGCGACTCCGGTAAACAATACGGCAATAACAGTAACCGCTACACTAACAGATATAAACAATAAGAAATTAGCCAATCAGAATGTTACATTAAACATCAACGGTAAAACATTTACAAATAAAACCAATGCAAACGGAGTGGTAACACAGAAGTATACTCCAAACACGACACTGGGAACACAGACAATAACAGCCACATACAATGGAAGCGATAAATACAACAGCAGTACTAATTCAACCAAGATAACTGTCAAGAAGATTAACACTAAGTTATCAGTAAAGGCATCCAATACGACGCCGGTAAACAGTACGCCTATAAACATAACAGTTACATTAACTGATGTGGATGGTAACAAGTTATCCGGTCAGAACGTGACGATAACCGTCGGTGGCAAGACGTTCAACGTTAAGACAAATGCCAGTGGTGTGGCAACTCAAAGCTACACTCCAAGCAAGGTCGAGACACAGACAATAACTGCTACATATAAAGGTGACAGCCAATATGTTAACACTACAGCTAGTACCAGTATAACAGTCAAGAAGATAAATACAAAACTCGCCGTTAAAGTATCCAACAGTACACCAGTTAACAGTACTGCCATTACCATAACGGCTACACTCACTGATGCAAGTGGTAATAAACTTGCAAATCAAAACGTAACTATAAATGTCGGTGGTAAAACCTTTACAAATAAAACCAACACTAATGGTGTGGTAACACAATCATACACTCCAACTAAGGTTGAAACCCAAACAATAACCGCTACATATAAAGGAGATAGTAAATACAACAACAGTACGGCAACTACAAACATTACGGTTACAAAGAGTAATACAAAACTAGCAGTCAAGGCATCCAACACTTCACCAGTACTTAATACTTCCATAAATATTACCGTTACACTTACTGATGCAAGTGGTAATAAGTTGGCTAATCAGAATGTTACTTTAAGTGTTGCTGGTAAAACATTCAATGTAAAAACCAATGGCAATGGTGTGGCTACACAAAGCTATACTCCAACCAAGGTTGAAAAACAGACAATAACCGTAACATACAAAGGAGACAGTAAATACAATAACAGTACCGCAACAGCAAACATAACAGTCAAAAAGATTAACACGAAAATAGATCTTAAAGTATCAAACAGTACTCCTGTAAACAATACGACCATAACAATTACCGCTACATTAACTGATAGCAATAACAACAAGCTTGCAAATCAGCCTATAACCTTAAATGTCAACGGTAAAACATACAATGTAACCACAAACAAGGATGGAGTAGTTACAATGAGTTATACTCCAACCAAGGTGGAGACGCAAACGATAACCGCAACCTTTAAGGGAAATGGCCAGGACAATAACAGTACTGCAACTACCAAGATAACAGTTCAAAACAAATACAATACAAAAACAGTTATGACTGCAGCAAGTGGTGTGATAGGTGAAAAATTAATAATTAAGGCTACAGTAACCGATACCAACAACAATAAGGTAAATGAGGGAAACCTTATCTTTAAAATAAACGGTGTGACAATTAAGGACAACGGTAAACTTTCAGGCTCAAATAACCCACTTAAGGTGAAAGTGACAAATGGTGTTGCTACAGCTACAATAATACCTGATGTGACCATGAAGAGTGCCGAGACAATTGTGGCATCATACATTGGAACAAGCATATACAATGCATCCGTAAGCAGTCCTGCCAATATAAAGATTGCACCTAGAAATGCATCGATAGAAATTACCACAAGCAAAAAAGTAGTAAAACAGGGACAGGTACTGACAATAACGGCCAGGGTATATGATACGACAAACGGCAAGAAGTCAACCAACCTTACTGCATATCCTGACGAGTACGTATTCTTCAAGGTAAATGGTATAACGCTCAAGGATGCAAATAATCAAACGATAAAAGTCAAACTTGTAAATGGTGTGGCTACAATAAACTACACGGTACCACTTGGAATAGCAGGTATCATGGACTGTAAAACCATGGCAGTTAAGAATCATACGATTGTCGCCGGCTATTACAATAAAAACTATGATACGGTTTCACAGACTCCGACATTCCAGGTTGAAAGATCCAACCTGACACTTGTCATATCTAATGTCACTGCTAACAACAAAACACATAAGTTATCCTTGAAGGTGACAGTCAGGGACTATCTTGGAAATGTCGTTGAAGGTCCTAACAAGTTTATCATAAAACTTAACGGCTTCAGCATAACCAATGGTACAGAACCTATGTACTACTACTCGGTAGATGGAATACTCTCAATAAGTAATATTGACATTCCTGTATATAATGTGTATAATTATGTGGAGGTTGTAACGCAGGACAGGTTGGCATACACCAGTCAACGTAACACTACAACAAAAATAAAAGTACTTAATTAA